In Nitrospiria bacterium, the sequence ATGAATGAAACACTTAGTATGCTGAGGAAAAAACTTGGTTCAAATCCTAAAAAAATGGTTTGACAAATATTTCTCCGATCCTCAGGCCGTTGTTCTATTTCTTGCCCTGGTTTTGGGCTTTGCCATTGTCATTTACATGGGGGGAATGCTTCTTCCGGTCCTGGCCAGCCTGGTGATCGCGTATTTATTAGATGATGTGGTGGGGTTTTTGGAAAAAAAAGGAGTCCCCCGTCTGCGTGGGGTTATCTTAGTCTTCCTGGTTTTTATTGCCCTAATGGTATTTGTTTTATTTGCCTTAATTCCCATGCTGTCCTCCCAGGTCACCGAATTAATGCAACAACTACCGAAAATGATGAATAAAGGCCGGGAAGCCTTATTAAAACTTCCCGAACACTATCCCTTTATTTCTGACCAACAAGTCACAAACCTGATTGAGACCATTTTATCGGAGTTAAGCTCCGTGGGGCATAAAGTTGTTTCCGCATCCCTTTCTTCTCTGGTCAGCCTAATTACATTGGTGGTCTACTTGGTTCTCTTTCCATTATTGGTGTTTTTCTTTCTAAAAGATAAACATTTGATCATTCAATGGGCAAAAGGCTTTATCCCCAAAGAACATAACCTCATAGCCCAGGTCTGGAAAGCGGTTGACCCTCAAATCGGAAACTATGTTCAAGGAAAATTCTGGGAAATGTTATTGGTGGGATTGGTCAGTGGAGTGGTATTTGCCATTTTGGGATTGGGTTATTCGATCCTACTCGGTGCCCTGGTGGGGATTTCGGTTATTGTCCCCTATATCGGTGCAACCGTTGTCACCATTCCTGTGGTTTTAATCGGGTTTTTCCAATGGGGATGGAGTGTCCCTTTTGCCTACCTGGTGATTGCCTATGCCATCATTCAAGCCCTGGACGCCAGTGTCCTGGTTCCACTTCTCTTCTCCGAGGCGGTAAACCTTCATCCCATTGCCATTATTGTGGCCATTTTGTTTTTCGGCGGAATTTGGGGTTTTTGGGGAGTTTTTTTCGCAATCCCTTTGGCCACCCTTGTTCAAGCCATTATTCATGCCTGGCCCAGGCCAGAACCCGAGGCCGACAGCATCCCTTCCTAAACAAAGTTTCAGGACTTTCTATTTCTGAATTTTTTTCCTCTTGGAAAATGAAGATTATGGTGCCTTTGGGTAAGGTGTCAATTTGTCCATTTAAACCCACGGTTTAAACTTCCCAAAACCCAAAGGCCCCATATCCTACAACTCTGTCCTGAGGACCAGCGGTCTCACCGGAATTCCTCACATCCAGGGCTTTCGCTATCATCCCATGCCTTTTTGCGGCAACCAATAAACCTCTCACCGGATACGCTCCACAGGCCTGTTCAGTTTCAATTTTTTCCAATTGCAACACCTCAATGGCCTGGGACGTTTCCGCATCCATTCTTTTAGCGCTTTCTCCATCCAAATAATGACTCAAGTCAGAGCTCACTACAATCAGGGTTTCCTCCTTTCCCCACAGGGCATCCAAAACATCGGCCACCTCGTCTGGAAAACAATTACCCACCACCAAGGGAATGATTTTAAATTGATCCAACACGGTTTGTAAAAAAGGAAGGTGGACCTCCAGGCTATGCTCCTGTTCATGGGCTTCATCCAAAAATTGAAACTGTGAAAATTGTGAAATTTGTTGAATGGAGGGAAGATCAATGGGAACAGGCCCCAAGGGGGTCATAAAAGTTTGACAGGTTGGAGCGGCCAACCCGGAAAACCCCAATCGGTGTGCGGTTCCCATTAGGACCACACGGTGAATGATACCCTTCCCTTGCTGGATCAAACCATAGGCACTGCCCGCAATGGGACCAGAATAAATATAACCCGCATGGGGAACAATTATTGCTTTGGGTAAAGACCTGGAGATCCTACAAGGGAGAAGGTAACCCTCAATCGCACGCTTTAAATCATGAGGATCGGAGGGGTAGAATAGACCTGAAACCGATGGATAATGAATTTTTTGCATCAAACTTTCCTTTGTTCGGGGATTATAATAAAATGGAAGTTGGGGAACAAATGTTTTTTTGTTGAGAACAAGGAATGGAAAAGGAATAAAACCATGGGAACCACAAAAACTAAAACAGGATTTTTTCCCACCAAATTTTGGCACCGCCTGGAGGATGGCCGTATTCAGTGTGATTTATGTCCGCGTTTTTGCAAGTTAAACGAAGGCCAACAGGGGCTTTGCTTTGTGAGAGAAAGGCAAAATGAACAGGTTATTTTAACCACATACGGTCGTTCCAGCGGGTTCTGCGTGGACCCCATTGAGAAAAAACCCTTGAATCACTTTCTTCCCGGAACCCCCGTTCTCTCTTTCGGAACCGCGGGGTGCAATCTTTCATGTCGCTTTTGCCAAAACTGGGATATCAGCAAATCCCGGGAAGTTAACACACTTGCCGAAGAGGCTTCTCCGGAAGCCATTGCGCAAAAAGCAAGAGAGTTACATTGCCGAAGCGTTGCCTTTACCTATAATGACCCGGTGATCTTTCATGAATACGCCATCGATGTGGCAAAGGCCTGTCATGACATTGGGATTAAAACCGTTGCGGTAACTGCCGGTTATGTATGCGATGAACCACGGCGGGAATTTTACCAATTCATGGATGCGGCCAATGTAGATCTCAAAGCGTTTACCGAGCATTTTTACCAAAAAATCACAGCCGGACATCTTCAACCGGTTTTAGATACCTTGATCTATCTTAAACATGAGACAAAGGTTTGGTTTGAAATCACTACCCTTTTAATTCCGGGAGAAAATGACTCGGATAAGGAATTAAATGAATTGACTCAATGGGTGGTGGAGCATCTGGGCCCAAACGTTCCGATTCACTTTACCGCTTTTCATCCTGACTATAAGATGCTGGACACACCATACACTCCCCCGGAGACACTCACCCGGGCCCGTGAAATCGCAATTCAAAATGGCATTTTTTACGCCT encodes:
- a CDS encoding AI-2E family transporter → MVQILKKWFDKYFSDPQAVVLFLALVLGFAIVIYMGGMLLPVLASLVIAYLLDDVVGFLEKKGVPRLRGVILVFLVFIALMVFVLFALIPMLSSQVTELMQQLPKMMNKGREALLKLPEHYPFISDQQVTNLIETILSELSSVGHKVVSASLSSLVSLITLVVYLVLFPLLVFFFLKDKHLIIQWAKGFIPKEHNLIAQVWKAVDPQIGNYVQGKFWEMLLVGLVSGVVFAILGLGYSILLGALVGISVIVPYIGATVVTIPVVLIGFFQWGWSVPFAYLVIAYAIIQALDASVLVPLLFSEAVNLHPIAIIVAILFFGGIWGFWGVFFAIPLATLVQAIIHAWPRPEPEADSIPS
- the amrB gene encoding AmmeMemoRadiSam system protein B codes for the protein MQKIHYPSVSGLFYPSDPHDLKRAIEGYLLPCRISRSLPKAIIVPHAGYIYSGPIAGSAYGLIQQGKGIIHRVVLMGTAHRLGFSGLAAPTCQTFMTPLGPVPIDLPSIQQISQFSQFQFLDEAHEQEHSLEVHLPFLQTVLDQFKIIPLVVGNCFPDEVADVLDALWGKEETLIVVSSDLSHYLDGESAKRMDAETSQAIEVLQLEKIETEQACGAYPVRGLLVAAKRHGMIAKALDVRNSGETAGPQDRVVGYGAFGFWEV
- the amrS gene encoding AmmeMemoRadiSam system radical SAM enzyme, which codes for MGTTKTKTGFFPTKFWHRLEDGRIQCDLCPRFCKLNEGQQGLCFVRERQNEQVILTTYGRSSGFCVDPIEKKPLNHFLPGTPVLSFGTAGCNLSCRFCQNWDISKSREVNTLAEEASPEAIAQKARELHCRSVAFTYNDPVIFHEYAIDVAKACHDIGIKTVAVTAGYVCDEPRREFYQFMDAANVDLKAFTEHFYQKITAGHLQPVLDTLIYLKHETKVWFEITTLLIPGENDSDKELNELTQWVVEHLGPNVPIHFTAFHPDYKMLDTPYTPPETLTRAREIAIQNGIFYAYTGNVKDPEGGSTYCHHCGKRVIGREGYLLTNWNLTDVGKCLSCGEPCAGIFEGPPGNWGPKYHPVRIQYVKKENPKLLF